The window CGAATgctttaaaaatattgttaggCGCACGTCAGATCCTTCAGAAGTAATCTGTTTTGGAGAATTCGATACGCGCATGCGCATGgcaatattttttaagaatacGAGCCATATAGCTAACAATTgcatacttttttaaaaaaaattgttgaattcATATTTAATATTGAATGCATATTTAagtttgaaataaatatgaaattctgAATCTGACTCTGAACGACAGGTAACCCTAATGACTTTTTATCAACACAATCAAGCACACCAACAACCACCTTGCCTCATGAGCTAGTCCAAATGGCACCACATACAAACATGTTGGACATGTCATCGACACAGaacggtaacaacaacaataataatcaatGGTTCATCAATACCAATGGCGCCACCGCCACCTCATCATCGTCGATGCCACGTGTACTAAAGGAGGAAGAAGATATCAACAACAAAAGTATTAGCCCAATGTATTGCAATAATAGCCATATGTCAGCAACAGCACTTTTGCAAAAAGCAGCCCAAATTGGATCAACAAGGAGCAACAACAATTCATCACTTTTTAGCACTCAATTTGGACTAATGGCCTCATCTAGCCTTAGTAACCTCAATTCTTTGGCTAATATTGACAATATTGAAGGAAGTGTGGCTGCAAATGCAACATCTTTAGTGGACAACAATGCAAATACTTTGATGATGATGCCAAATAATAAAGGGAAGCAAGTAAATATTGAAGCAAGTTTAACAAGGGATTTTCTTGGTGTTGGAGGGAATGAAAAAAGgccatttttgcaacaaagtcaTGAGTTGGCCAAGTTTGGTAATAATACTgggattttttaataatttactctattttttttctttatttggaaCTGTAtaatgtgactaggaggtcaagGGTTCATGTCGTAGAAACAACTTTCGACAAAAAGTGTATGTGGACCAAGTGGAAACAACCTCCGACAGAAATGTATGCATGTGACCTGGAGGTCAAGGGTTCATGTCCTGAAAACAACTTCTGACAAAAATGTAAAGTAAAATTACGTGCAATAATTATCTTTGTGGTTCGGCCCTTCTGACCTGGAGGGTCAAGGGTTCATGTCGTGGAAATAACTTCTGACAAAAATGTAATGTAAAACTACGTGCAATAATTATCTTTGTGGTTCGGCCCTTCCGACCTGGAGGGTCAAGGGTTCATGTCGTGGAAACAACTTCTGATAGAAATGTAAGTGCAAAAATCTTTGTGGTTCGATCCTTCTCTGAATTCGATACATAACGAGAgctttaatatattaaatttattttttttcttctttaatttaaatAGTACAATgttcaagaaaaaaaagtagaatttttattttggagATCTTGTGAATTGTGGGGGCCATAAGAAAAGACTAGACAAAAAGTGAATTGGCTTTTTACTCACATTGTATTATTTTGCTGCATGTAGAAAGTTTttaaccttttaaaaaaaaagatcactttttagtgttattttatgCTCTTGTTTTATTATATTGTATGGTCCCTGAGACTGTGAAACCTGTGACCATCTCTGATAGaatttagatatttgaaaattttttttaatgtattggTGTCTTATTTAtataagataataatatattcactATAATTTAAGATTTGTGTACATTTATCAATATGGGTTGTGGTGTAGTGAATGACGCTGCTCCACTCTTAATTAGAGGTCGAGGTTCGActctgggtatggagaaaactctttTGGGAACACTGCCACCTTAATGGACCTTGCAATGCGTGATCTGAATTaatcggggctccaatgcggacactggatggaaaataaaaaaaaaaaattgtgtacaTTTTATCCTCGACTCACATtgttggaatatactgagtaggATATTATTGTTGTAGTGTAATTCAGTAAGTTCGGGAAGGATAGTGTATATACAGACTTTATCCCTAACTTGTGAGGTAGAAAGAATGATTCCTACAGATATCTGCCGGCTCAAGTAAAACATTTCAAAGCAAGtctgaaaagaaaatatattaatgAAGAAGCCATGATGAAAAATACTGAAGAatagaacaataacaataacaaaaaataaggtaacaattGTAGTACCTGGTAAAGTTATTTTACGTGACCAGAAGGTCATGCGTTTAAGTCGTAAAAACAGCCTCTTGCAAAAAGTAGGGTAAGCTACGTACAATAGATCCTTGGAGTTTGGTTCTTCTCCGAACTTCGCATATAGCAAAAACTATAGTAtacctaatttttttaataaaagttacTGAATTCATTCGAACCCGATAGTAAAATATATGGTGAACAAGGTTAAATCTCTCTCACACAGATACAAAGGGTCCAATATTGGCCAAACTTGTCTACTTGCTCAGTGGCTTGTCTTTTATTTTGGCATCATATACtcagaagaaattaaaaagatgccCAAAAAATTATTCCACATCTTTCCCAAGctcatgatttaaagtttaatGAACAAAtggacaagtttcaaattttaaaaatgtttgagttgaggtatatcaaaaataatctttttatacataaagataaaagataaaagtTTGCGTAAATCTGATCGTCCTTTAGAAGATTAGGCTGAAGTAGAACATGTTATTTGTTCTTTGTTTAATCTTGTTTAATCAGATGATCATAATCAGTGGCACAATCATATGTAATGAAAGGTGGACAATCCAACAATTTTCGTCAAAGatatgaattatatatgtaaaaatattattttccatatgtatCGGAAATAATCTTCTTACACACGAAGATGAAGATAAAATTTGCctagatatgattttttttaaaatttcacttgtaaGATTAGACTAAAGTAGAACATGTTATTTATTCTTTGTTTAATCCTACTAATCCAaaattttaatgtaattattAGATAATCATAATTATTAGACAATCATATGTAATGAAAGGTGGACAATCGAACactttttaatcaaaaatatgaattatataggtaatttttttttttttttcatattatcggaaataatttttttacacatGAAGATAAAGATAAAGTTTGTGTGGATCTGATCTTTCTTTAGATTTCACTTGTAAGATTAGATTGAAGTAGAACATGTTATTTATTATTCGTTTAATCTTAATAATCCAAAGTATTAATGTAATTATCAGATGATCATTATCAGTGCCCAATCATATGTAATGAAAGATGGACAATCGAacacttttcatcaaaaatataaattatataggtAAAAAGATTATTTTCTATATGTATCGGAAATAATTCTTTTACACatgaagataaaaaagtttacgtAGATCTGatctttctttaaatttcattTGTAAGATTAGGCTGAAATAGAAcatgttattttttctttgtttaatcTTACTAATCCAAAATTTTAATGTTATAATCAGATGATCATAATCAGTGGCACAATCCTATGTAATGAAAGGTGGGCAATCGAACTTTTCGTCAAAAATATGAATTATCCTATAATAAATTCTGAATACAGTAAATGATATTTCTAACTTTGTcaccaatcataataataaatcTTTTATTTCACAATAATAATGCATGATTAGATGTATCTGTCAAATCCACCATAAAATTATACTAttatctctttttaaaaatatttgaacatgaaaataaaaggCATATATAATAacatgatgtatatatataattgtcgGCACACCATCTGTACAACAAACCaaacaatttaatttaattaatattagCAAGTAGTATAGATTATATTATATTCCAAAAGGTTTATTCTAACTACTCCAAAGTTCCAACCACaagggttggtgtggtggttcaaCACCTCATTCCTTATCCAAAAGATTGAGGGTTTGATTCCCACTTTTGGTAAATGGAGGCTGTGGAGATAtcttgagaaataaataaaaaaaaaaaactactccaAAGTTCCAAGTTTAcacaattcttttttatttttttggaatgttttggGGGAGTCaaaagtgtatatgttttagGTAGTGCCTACATTCACTTTCATTCTCTAGGTTAGTATATATGGTtgaaattcagaaaaaaaaagaagtggttggtagataaataaaaatgagcaaGTTTCTAGTACCTTCTGAACTCAGACCAAATTTGTTGTGATACACTTCAACATCACAAGCGTCTTATTACCCTCGGACTTAATTTCAGtgtatttttgtcattatttttagcCGATGTGGCACCTTTGACGTGAGTcccatttttatttaataaaggtgccatgtcagcacaaaaggatgacaaaaatacgttaaaattgagttcagagggTAATAGGATCCATGTGAAGTTGGAGTGagtcgtagcaactttggccatAGTTCGAAGGGATACTAGATGCTTATCTCAATAGAAATTATTATTCTAAAAGTATTCGTGTATAATCTAGATAAATattgcacccaagggtgtgacATAGAAGTTCAATGAAGTTGATTTCTTCCCAGTGAGCCTTGATATAGACAGAGTTATCTGATATCTATTGCTGGCGGTAGGTGGCATATATCTCGTGGAATTAACCGAGGTGAGCGCAACACcacaattatcaaaaaataaaactttaaaaaaataatctagaTAAATATTACAAGAGTCAAGAGGTGGGGTTGGGGGCGTAGGTCGTTGTGGGTTGATGGCTACCAGATTGAGATGAAGATGAGGTGTGTTGAAGAGGTCATAATCAGTAATAAATATCACTCGTAGAACTTGTTTTCTCAAAGAAAGTCATTTTCTtcataaataaagaattattttaaagAATCTCTTTATGTTGATAAGATACTTGTATGCATGCATATAAGGAACAAATGAAagcaaatataaataacttacTAACATTTCTGACATGCAGAAGCAGAGCCAGAATTTTTAATTTACGCATTCTGAACCATAATCTTTTTTGTTTACTCGACTCCGAATAGATTACTTATACATACCGAATGACACGGATTACTTAGACATACCGAATGACACTCTTACCACAAATACAGAATTTGAGCCAAAACTACGCACTAGAAAACAAACACTCTGTTTATGGTAAAATTAATTCATTTATGAACAAAGCTTCATAGTTTATATATAAGAGTATAGAAAACAGTAACTACTTAGCCAAATATACAACCTTAAACTGCGAATTCTACGATAGCCGGAGGAGATCAATCAGGATCGTCAAATGAAGCTCGAGCTCGTAGTAGTTTACTTCAGTACTCTGCACGAAAGAAAacagagaggttgtttccgatagacgcTCAGCTAAAGAAGAAAACAGTCCAGAAATAGAAGTACAAAGAAGCAACAGAatgaagtacaagaaacaacagaTTGTAACAGAATAGAAACTACGACAAAACAATAAGATAGTCGAGGTACAAGGAATCACCAGATGGTAACAGGAATTGAAGGACAAGAAATTAAACTTCACGATCAATACTACGAGTAATTCGTATACTCTGCAAACACCTATCTAaagtcatgtcctcggtaagctcaAACTGCATCATGTGTCTTGTCTAATCACCTTTCTCCAACACTTTCTCGGTCTTCATATAGAGTAAGTAATGACATTCAGATTCCTCTAGGTTTGTCAGACTTATTTGAATAGTTATGGTATTGTGTCTCAAGAAAAAAAACTACGACCAtgaggtagagaagttgtttttgatagaccctcggctcaagaaaaaaagcaatcaagaaaaagaagtaacggaagtacaagaaacaataGATAGTAACGGAACAAAAACTACGacaaaacaataagataatagagGTACAAGAAATCAACAGATAGTAACTGAAATTGAAAGACGTACAAAAAAACTAAAGAAGCAACACCGGACTACTAACGCACTTCTACCTACTTACTCTCTACCCTAATCTATGTCCTCGGTAAACTGAAAGTCCCCTAGTTTTGTAAGACTATTATGTGTATAGTCATGATGTTGCTTCTTATCTTAAGTTCTAAGTTAAGTTACTCGGACTTTTCAAAAATGTCTACAGGTGtctgtcggatcctccaaaaatagtgtatttttgaaggatccgacacaggTGCGGCCAcaattttggagagtccgagcaattTAGCTTCTAAGCATAAAATTATCATCAAGAAAGATATCACAGAACTGAATAAGAAGAAACAATGTAAAATAACCTCCAGAGATTGAACTCACTTGTAAAGATAGACCCCAATTCCCAGAAGAATACAGATAAGTATTATATCGATACAGAAACTGCTGCTGGACCGTACCTGAAGAAGAAAAAAACGAACAATGTAGATAGTCGTCATTAGAAAAAATGAGTCGAAACAAAGAAGAAGTAATCTGATCCGCGATACCTTGTTAATGTTTTCCTTGAGTCTGACATTATTGTTTTTGATATCGCTAGTTGCCTTATCGACCTGTAAGTACAACCAACGTAAGTTGATGTATCAACATTGTTCGCTACAGTTTATGATATCGTAACTCTGACCTTTGTATCGATTTCATCCATCAAAGGAACTTGTCTATCCAATTCCTGAAACAGAATGAAGCTAAACGATGATCAAAAAACAGATATTTTTCATGAGAACCGAACGAGTCTTAGCAAACAAGTCGAGGATGAGGGAAACCTCGTTCATGCCACGAGCTAAGTTTTTCAGTGTGTCTAGACCTTCTGAAATAACATCTAGTCCTTCATCCTGTCGAATTTAACATTCGGTTATGTGATGGTTCCATGTAAAACTAACAGCGAAAACAGAATCAATGAACAAGAATTGGAAAGTTACAAGCCTGTTTCATTTTCCTCATTTCGTATTCTGATCTAAAATGAGTGGCCTCATCAGTTTGCTCGTGGTAACCATCATCGAACTGTCCTTCTGAAACGCGTTTTTGACATCATGAGAAATCAAGAATAAGTGTAACGAAAGCCAAATAAAGATGGATTTATACATTGATTATGTATATACCAGAGtcgaattttatatttttgttgaacgATGAAGTCCCACGACCTCCTGTTTTTTTTGCGGCATCTATTGTACTCCCATCGGGTATTGCCTGAATTCTTTCCGATAGCATTAGTACCAATTCGCCACGAGTATCCAGTTCCTCTTTGGATAGTCCTTTAACCTGTTATAACGAAACTCCACAGTTAAACGTTCTTTATATCAAATACTATCAtatatgttgctcggactctgaAGAAAATGTTGATGGGAGCATGCTGGATCCCTCCGAAAGTACTGcattttggaggatccgacatggT of the Capsicum annuum cultivar UCD-10X-F1 chromosome 11, UCD10Xv1.1, whole genome shotgun sequence genome contains:
- the LOC107847850 gene encoding syntaxin-71-like produces the protein MSVIDIIFRVDSICKKYDKYDVEKHSANDSSSDAFARLYSSFELQIDVTSEKAEMAAMETNRAKAVAMKAEVRRTKARLMDEIKKLQKLAHKKVKGLSKEELDTRGELVLMLSERIQAIPDGSTIDAAKKTGGRGTSSFNKNIKFDSEGQFDDGYHEQTDEATHFRSEYEMRKMKQDEGLDVISEGLDTLKNLARGMNEELDRQVPLMDEIDTKVDKATSDIKNNNVRLKENINKVRSSSSFCIDIILICILLGIGVYLYKVLK